In Clostridium sporogenes, one genomic interval encodes:
- a CDS encoding GNAT family N-acetyltransferase, with product MDFGYEITIPMEEEAEYIGNMLLEFNLQSKPLSQEKPFISINRCIKDENGGIIGGILACLALWHILSIDTLWVKKEFRNQGVAKQLLSLVETEARDMGCHIVYLSTYDFQAKDFYLKNGYEIFGVLEDCPKEHKLYHSSKRL from the coding sequence ATGGATTTTGGATATGAAATAACAATTCCAATGGAGGAAGAAGCTGAGTATATCGGAAATATGTTGCTGGAATTTAATCTTCAATCGAAACCGCTTTCACAGGAAAAACCGTTTATCAGTATTAATAGATGCATAAAAGATGAAAACGGAGGGATTATTGGCGGAATCTTGGCATGTTTAGCATTGTGGCACATTCTCAGTATTGACACATTATGGGTAAAAAAAGAATTTCGTAACCAGGGAGTTGCGAAACAATTATTGAGCCTTGTGGAAACTGAGGCCAGAGATATGGGTTGCCATATTGTATATCTGAGTACATATGATTTCCAAGCGAAAGATTTTTATTTGAAAAATGGATATGAAATTTTCGGCGTATTAGAAGATTGCCCCAAAGAGCACAAGCTTTATCATTCATCTAAGAGACTGTAA